From a single Pseudomonas serboccidentalis genomic region:
- a CDS encoding tetratricopeptide repeat protein, producing the protein MIALWPHWFRPWWLLLLPLLGWLLWQLWHRQKRAGRWQMILPPAFHSTLLSGGNGRDSKLPWVALGVAWLLTLVALLGPSWERVEQTSQKPADPLVVVLELTPEMLATDSPPTRLEQARRKLFDLLQARSDAQTAIVVYAGSAHTLVPLSDDLATSRNLLDALKPSLMPESGHRADLGVSKALALLKQGALGQGRILLIGSSLTEEERQGIRRALSQQSAPLLMLGIGTAEGAPIAQEDGSFLKDEQGAIRVPQLDSPSLGAFLASVGGEYHPARLDEGDLGALGLLNGPRSLRDDGQTVRLDTWADQGYWLLLPLLLLAACAGRRGWLFCLPLLLYLPQPSYAFDFEDLWLRPDQQGLHLLKQKRPGEAAEHFEDHQWQGVALYEAGDYSGAAQRFAEGSDARAHYNRGNALAKSGELEAAIDAYEQALELQPDLRPALTNKALVENLLKQKNAPPPAEPQTPSAQPNVPGDEPPPATAPPPAVKGDTPSEAQPGESASEPPPTSPPQPGPNEVPGSDEAQETNSVPTLRPNEDNLEGEQRQALEQWLGKIPDDPGELLRRKFWYEQQQHQDQEKTR; encoded by the coding sequence ATGATCGCGCTCTGGCCGCACTGGTTCCGCCCCTGGTGGCTGTTGTTGCTGCCACTGCTGGGCTGGCTGCTCTGGCAACTCTGGCATCGGCAGAAACGCGCCGGGCGCTGGCAGATGATTCTGCCGCCGGCGTTTCACTCGACGCTGCTCAGCGGTGGTAACGGACGCGACAGCAAGCTGCCGTGGGTTGCCCTCGGTGTGGCATGGCTGCTGACCCTCGTCGCGCTGCTCGGGCCGAGTTGGGAGCGGGTCGAACAGACCAGCCAGAAACCCGCCGATCCGTTGGTGGTGGTGCTGGAGCTGACCCCGGAAATGCTCGCCACCGATTCACCGCCCACCCGCCTGGAACAGGCCCGGCGCAAGCTGTTCGATCTGTTGCAGGCACGCAGCGATGCGCAGACGGCGATCGTCGTCTACGCCGGCAGCGCGCACACGCTGGTGCCGCTGTCGGATGACCTGGCGACCAGCCGCAATCTGCTCGACGCGCTCAAACCGTCGCTGATGCCGGAAAGCGGCCACCGCGCCGATCTCGGCGTGAGCAAGGCGCTGGCGTTGCTCAAGCAAGGTGCGCTCGGTCAGGGGCGGATTCTGCTGATCGGCTCCTCGCTGACGGAAGAAGAACGCCAAGGCATTCGCCGCGCCCTGAGCCAGCAATCGGCGCCACTGCTGATGCTCGGCATCGGCACCGCTGAAGGTGCACCGATTGCCCAGGAAGACGGCAGTTTCCTCAAGGACGAACAAGGCGCGATCCGCGTGCCGCAACTCGACAGCCCGAGCCTCGGCGCCTTCCTCGCCAGTGTCGGCGGCGAATACCACCCTGCCCGCCTGGACGAAGGTGATCTCGGCGCCCTCGGCCTGCTCAACGGCCCACGCAGCCTGCGTGACGATGGCCAGACCGTGCGCCTCGACACCTGGGCCGATCAGGGTTACTGGCTGTTGTTGCCGCTGTTGCTGCTGGCTGCCTGCGCCGGGCGGCGTGGCTGGCTGTTCTGTCTGCCGCTGCTGTTGTACCTGCCGCAGCCAAGCTACGCTTTCGACTTCGAAGACCTGTGGCTGCGCCCCGACCAACAGGGCCTGCACCTGCTCAAACAGAAGCGCCCGGGCGAAGCCGCCGAACACTTTGAAGATCATCAGTGGCAAGGGGTGGCGTTGTATGAGGCCGGCGATTACAGTGGCGCCGCTCAGCGTTTCGCCGAAGGCAGCGATGCCCGCGCCCACTACAATCGTGGCAACGCCCTGGCGAAAAGTGGTGAGCTGGAAGCGGCCATCGATGCCTATGAACAGGCGCTGGAACTGCAACCGGACTTGCGCCCGGCACTGACCAACAAGGCCCTGGTGGAGAACCTGCTCAAGCAGAAGAACGCCCCACCGCCGGCAGAACCGCAGACACCATCGGCCCAACCGAACGTGCCCGGTGATGAACCACCACCGGCGACCGCACCGCCACCGGCAGTCAAAGGCGACACCCCGAGCGAGGCTCAGCCCGGCGAGTCGGCCAGCGAACCGCCGCCGACCAGCCCGCCGCAACCGGGGCCTAATGAAGTGCCAGGCAGCGATGAGGCGCAAGAAACGAACAGCGTGCCGACGCTGCGCCCGAACGAGGACAACCTCGAAGGCGAGCAACGTCAGGCTCTGGAACAATGGCTGGGCAAGATCCCCGACGACCCGGGCGAACTGCTGCGACGCAAATTCTGGTACGAACAGCAACAACATCAGGATCAGGAAAAAACTCGATGA
- a CDS encoding DUF58 domain-containing protein, with protein sequence MNAPLPSEPGIRISLTDLIEMRHRVREVQLFSTPSQRSPLIGLHHSKFRGRGVDFDQVRVYQAGDDVRTIDWRVTARTQEPHTKLFHEERERPIFIMVEQSTQLFFGSGLMFKSVLAAQAAALIGWAALGHNDRVGGLVFGDNEHYEIKPRRSKQSLLQLLNRLVKVNQSLHSEREPDRDALGVALRRAREVLRPGSLVIVICDERALSDSAEQQLSLLSRHCDLLLLPLSDPLDHALPAAGLLRFAERGAQLELDTLNFELRQTYRAQAEARIARWELLAQKLRVLLMPLSTQSEMVEQMREFLNPQRPGSGR encoded by the coding sequence ATGAACGCCCCCCTGCCGTCCGAACCGGGCATCCGCATCAGCCTCACCGACCTGATCGAGATGCGTCACCGTGTGCGCGAAGTGCAGCTGTTTTCCACGCCGAGCCAGCGCAGCCCGCTGATCGGCCTGCATCACTCGAAATTCCGTGGCCGTGGGGTCGACTTCGATCAGGTGCGGGTCTATCAGGCCGGCGACGACGTGCGCACCATCGACTGGCGCGTCACGGCGCGCACCCAGGAGCCGCACACCAAGCTGTTCCATGAAGAACGCGAACGGCCGATTTTCATCATGGTCGAGCAAAGCACGCAGTTGTTTTTCGGCTCCGGGCTGATGTTCAAGTCAGTGCTCGCCGCACAAGCGGCAGCGCTGATCGGCTGGGCGGCACTGGGCCATAACGACCGGGTCGGCGGGTTGGTGTTCGGCGACAACGAGCATTACGAAATCAAGCCGCGCCGCAGCAAGCAGAGCCTGTTGCAGTTGCTCAACCGCCTGGTGAAGGTCAATCAGTCGCTGCACAGTGAACGTGAACCGGACCGCGACGCCCTCGGTGTGGCCCTGCGCCGGGCCCGTGAAGTGTTGCGCCCGGGCAGCCTGGTGATCGTGATCTGCGATGAGCGTGCGCTGTCCGACAGCGCCGAGCAGCAACTGAGCCTGCTGTCGCGCCATTGCGACCTGTTACTGCTGCCGCTGTCCGATCCGCTGGATCACGCGCTGCCCGCCGCCGGCCTGTTGCGATTCGCCGAAAGAGGCGCCCAGCTGGAGCTGGACACGCTGAATTTCGAGCTGCGCCAGACCTATCGCGCGCAGGCCGAAGCACGCATCGCCCGCTGGGAACTGCTCGCGCAAAAGCTGCGGGTGCTGTTGATGCCGCTGAGCACGCAAAGCGAAATGGTCGAGCAGATGCGTGAGTTCCTCAATCCGCAGCGTCCGGGGAGCGGTCGATGA
- a CDS encoding exonuclease SbcCD subunit D C-terminal domain-containing protein gives MRLFHTSDWHLGQNLHGQERDFEHACFLEWLLRQLQLAQPDVLLIAGDIFDTVNPPVKAQERLYDFIVSAHEQQPLLTIVMIAGNHDSGSRVELPAPLMRRLRTHALGRVLWLDDGQLDAERLLLPLPNAQGEIAAWCLALPFLRPAEVTGAHLGDSYLRGIGQVHEWLIEAANAKRQPGQALVAISHAHMAGGSVSEDSERSLIIGNAEALPASLFGPSISYVALGHLHKPQKVNGEERIRYSGSPIPLSFSEIGYQHQILDITLDGETLVSVEPKLIPRSVNLQRIGPAPLAEILLQLADLPNIDLLAETQRQPWLEVRVTLDEPQPDLRHQVENALQGKAVRLVRIAAEYAGNRGADGSDDSSALIELDQLTPQELFSRAWLDNYGNEVDEQTLKDFAELLQDVQMEGEQP, from the coding sequence TTGCGTCTGTTCCACACCTCCGACTGGCACCTTGGGCAAAACCTGCACGGCCAGGAGCGCGATTTCGAGCATGCGTGCTTTCTCGAATGGCTGCTGCGCCAACTGCAACTGGCGCAGCCGGATGTGCTGCTGATTGCCGGTGACATCTTTGACACGGTCAATCCGCCGGTCAAAGCCCAGGAACGCCTCTACGATTTCATCGTCAGCGCCCACGAACAACAACCATTGCTGACCATCGTGATGATCGCCGGCAACCACGACTCGGGCTCGCGCGTCGAACTGCCGGCGCCGTTGATGCGCCGTTTGCGTACCCATGCGCTGGGCCGGGTGTTGTGGCTGGATGACGGCCAGCTCGACGCCGAGCGTCTGCTGCTGCCACTGCCCAATGCCCAAGGCGAAATCGCTGCCTGGTGTCTGGCGCTGCCGTTCCTGCGCCCGGCGGAAGTGACCGGTGCGCATCTGGGCGACAGCTATTTGCGTGGCATCGGTCAGGTTCACGAATGGCTGATCGAAGCGGCCAACGCCAAGCGTCAGCCGGGTCAGGCGCTGGTTGCCATCAGCCACGCGCACATGGCCGGCGGCTCGGTCTCGGAAGACTCCGAGCGCAGCTTGATCATCGGCAATGCCGAAGCGCTGCCCGCCAGTCTGTTCGGGCCGAGCATCAGTTACGTCGCCCTCGGCCATTTGCACAAGCCGCAGAAGGTCAACGGTGAAGAACGCATTCGCTACAGCGGCTCGCCGATCCCGCTGTCGTTCTCGGAGATCGGCTATCAACACCAGATTCTCGACATCACCCTCGACGGCGAAACCTTGGTCAGCGTCGAACCGAAACTGATCCCGCGCTCAGTCAACCTGCAACGGATCGGCCCGGCACCGCTGGCGGAGATCCTGCTGCAACTGGCCGATCTGCCGAACATCGATCTGCTCGCCGAAACCCAGCGCCAGCCGTGGCTGGAAGTACGCGTGACCCTCGACGAGCCGCAGCCAGACCTGCGCCATCAAGTGGAAAACGCCCTGCAAGGCAAAGCCGTGCGCCTGGTGCGGATCGCCGCCGAGTACGCCGGCAACCGGGGTGCCGATGGCAGTGACGACAGCAGCGCGTTGATCGAACTCGATCAACTCACCCCGCAGGAACTGTTCAGCCGTGCCTGGCTCGACAACTACGGCAACGAGGTCGATGAACAGACCCTCAAGGACTTCGCCGAACTGCTGCAAGACGTACAGATGGAGGGCGAGCAGCCATGA
- a CDS encoding AAA family ATPase, whose translation MKILAIRLKNLASLAGPFEIDFTAEPLASAGLFAITGPTGAGKSTLLDALCLALFGAVPRLNNTGRDAKVPDADGEIATGDPRTLLRRGTGEGYAEVDFVGVDGRRYRARWEANRAREKAGGKLQASRQSLRDIDQDQLLASQKGEYKTQLETALGLNFEQFTRAVLLAQSEFSAFLKADDNDRSELLEKLTDTALYTRLGRRAFDKTKEAREAHKLLQDQATGVTPLAPEARAELDERFNTAQQQLKLQQAQLKQLEQQHSWLKDLRQLQDAQQAAAEQLHSAQQQWEGLAGERLKLTRLEQLAPQRHQFARKSELDAQLTPLATQIAAHTRQYGELGERQTQLEQALESAKVALSEAQQRHSESAPLLRQAFEEQSTLARLAKDTALSAEARQSAEQACTQGQSAIQALQAKQAEVAERLQKMAAELEQSADLAPLSDAWNAYRDRLQQLMLIGNRLNKGQAELASLEQNAVQSAEALATQKQQLEVLFKEAGAEPDAVAEQIGILGNLLQDNRKQLRAIEDMTRLWASQQELEKRGAELHQRLLDAQQERERLTQDGVKTKAELTVAEQTLNVTRELLERQRLARSASVEELRAQLQDDQPCPVCGSNEHPYHQPEALLQSLGRHDESEQAAAQQAVDQLKEKLTELRADVGGVIARQKELLQQQEQLTAQLQALAPSLQAHPLATALFNQDADKRDAWLTRQTDQLNQSITQDEQRQSALLTLQQDAARLTQQLRNAETAHQQAAQHLSNQQRELSSDRQRLDEELSAFASLLPADTLEALRVEPAATFMQLDRQIAERLALVDQHKEELAEQQQRQQTLEKEQDRQLSRVQQLQSAEQQFSALAEQQQACQAKLAQLLGEHSSAEHWQQQLEQAVEQARNAETSTAQELQNVRTQLVQIVTELKAQQERQQSLESEDRELTGKIADWRARHPELDDGGLEDLLRVDDAQVSELRQRLQHNEKSVEQAKVLLQERDQRLADHQAQHNGNLDAEQLASALADLQNQFNLSEQQCAELRAEQAEDQRRQHANQALAQQIADAYAEYQRWARLNALIGSATGDTFRKIAQAYNLDLLVHHANVQLRQLVKRYRLKRGGSMLGLLVMDTEMGDELRSVHSLSGGETFLVSLALALGLASMASSTLKIESLFIDEGFGSLDPESLQLAMDALDGLQAQGRKVAVISHVQEMHERIPVQIQVQRQGNGLSTLEVK comes from the coding sequence ATGAAGATTCTCGCCATTCGCTTGAAGAACCTCGCCTCGCTGGCCGGCCCGTTCGAGATCGATTTCACCGCCGAACCGCTGGCCAGCGCCGGCCTGTTCGCGATCACCGGGCCGACCGGGGCCGGCAAAAGTACCCTGCTCGATGCCCTGTGCCTGGCGCTGTTCGGCGCCGTGCCGCGCCTGAACAACACCGGCCGCGACGCCAAGGTTCCGGACGCTGACGGCGAAATCGCCACTGGCGACCCGCGCACCTTGCTGCGCCGCGGTACCGGCGAAGGTTATGCCGAAGTGGATTTTGTCGGCGTCGATGGCCGTCGTTATCGCGCACGCTGGGAAGCCAACCGCGCCCGGGAAAAGGCCGGCGGCAAGTTGCAGGCCAGCCGCCAGAGCCTGCGCGACATCGATCAGGATCAACTGCTCGCCAGTCAGAAAGGCGAATACAAAACCCAACTCGAAACCGCACTGGGCCTGAACTTCGAACAGTTCACCCGCGCCGTGCTGCTGGCCCAGAGCGAGTTCAGCGCGTTCCTCAAGGCCGACGACAACGACCGTAGCGAACTGCTGGAAAAACTTACCGACACGGCGCTCTACACCCGTCTCGGCCGCCGCGCGTTCGACAAGACCAAGGAGGCCCGCGAAGCGCACAAGCTGCTGCAGGATCAGGCCACCGGCGTCACCCCGCTGGCGCCCGAGGCGCGGGCCGAACTGGACGAACGCTTCAACACCGCTCAGCAACAGCTGAAATTGCAGCAGGCGCAGCTCAAGCAACTGGAACAACAGCACAGCTGGCTCAAGGATTTGCGCCAGTTGCAGGACGCGCAACAAGCCGCTGCCGAGCAACTGCACAGTGCGCAACAGCAGTGGGAAGGTCTGGCCGGCGAACGCCTGAAGCTGACGCGCCTGGAACAACTCGCCCCGCAACGTCACCAGTTCGCACGCAAGTCCGAACTCGATGCGCAACTGACCCCGTTGGCTACACAGATTGCCGCGCACACCCGCCAATACGGCGAACTCGGCGAGCGCCAGACGCAACTGGAACAGGCCCTCGAGTCGGCGAAAGTCGCCCTGAGTGAAGCGCAGCAGCGACACAGCGAAAGCGCCCCGCTGCTGCGTCAGGCATTCGAGGAGCAAAGCACCCTCGCCCGCCTCGCCAAGGACACCGCCCTCAGCGCCGAGGCTCGCCAGTCCGCCGAACAGGCCTGCACGCAAGGCCAGAGCGCCATTCAGGCGTTGCAGGCGAAACAGGCCGAGGTCGCTGAACGTCTGCAGAAAATGGCGGCCGAGCTGGAACAGAGTGCCGATCTGGCGCCGCTGAGCGATGCGTGGAATGCCTACCGCGATCGCCTGCAACAGCTGATGCTGATCGGCAATCGCCTGAACAAGGGCCAGGCCGAACTCGCCAGCCTCGAACAGAACGCGGTGCAAAGCGCCGAGGCGCTGGCCACGCAAAAACAACAACTGGAAGTGCTGTTCAAAGAAGCCGGCGCCGAGCCGGATGCGGTCGCCGAGCAGATCGGTATCCTCGGCAACCTGTTGCAGGACAACCGTAAACAGCTGCGCGCCATTGAAGACATGACCCGGCTCTGGGCCAGTCAGCAAGAGCTGGAAAAACGCGGCGCCGAGCTGCACCAGCGCCTGCTCGACGCGCAACAGGAACGCGAGCGCCTGACCCAGGACGGGGTGAAAACCAAAGCCGAACTGACGGTCGCCGAACAAACCCTCAACGTCACCCGTGAATTGCTTGAACGCCAGCGTCTGGCCCGTAGCGCCAGTGTCGAAGAGCTGCGCGCGCAGTTGCAGGATGATCAGCCGTGCCCGGTCTGCGGCAGCAATGAGCATCCGTATCACCAGCCTGAAGCGTTGCTGCAAAGCCTGGGTCGCCACGATGAAAGTGAGCAGGCCGCGGCGCAGCAAGCGGTGGATCAGCTCAAGGAAAAACTCACCGAGCTGCGCGCCGATGTCGGTGGCGTGATCGCTCGGCAGAAAGAGCTGCTGCAACAGCAAGAACAATTGACCGCCCAGCTCCAGGCATTGGCGCCGAGTCTGCAGGCGCATCCGCTGGCAACGGCCTTGTTCAATCAGGACGCCGACAAGCGCGACGCCTGGCTGACCCGACAAACCGATCAGTTGAACCAGAGCATCACTCAGGACGAACAACGCCAGAGCGCCCTGCTCACCCTGCAACAGGATGCCGCACGCCTGACCCAGCAACTGCGCAATGCCGAGACCGCGCATCAGCAAGCGGCGCAGCACCTGAGCAATCAACAACGCGAATTGAGCAGCGACCGTCAGCGCCTCGACGAAGAACTCAGCGCGTTCGCCAGCCTGCTGCCGGCCGACACCCTCGAAGCCTTGCGCGTCGAGCCGGCGGCGACCTTCATGCAGCTCGACCGGCAGATTGCCGAGCGCCTGGCGCTAGTCGATCAGCACAAGGAAGAATTGGCCGAACAGCAGCAACGCCAGCAGACGCTGGAGAAGGAACAGGATCGCCAGCTCAGCCGCGTGCAGCAGCTGCAAAGCGCCGAGCAGCAGTTCAGCGCACTGGCCGAGCAGCAACAGGCCTGCCAGGCGAAACTCGCGCAACTGCTGGGCGAACACAGCAGCGCCGAGCACTGGCAGCAGCAACTGGAACAGGCCGTGGAGCAGGCGCGCAATGCCGAAACAAGCACCGCGCAAGAACTGCAGAACGTGCGCACGCAACTGGTGCAGATCGTTACGGAGTTGAAAGCGCAACAGGAGCGACAGCAGTCCCTGGAAAGCGAAGACCGCGAGCTGACGGGCAAAATCGCCGACTGGCGCGCGCGTCATCCCGAGCTGGATGACGGCGGTCTCGAAGACCTGCTGCGCGTCGACGACGCGCAGGTCAGCGAACTGCGTCAGCGCTTGCAGCACAACGAAAAATCCGTCGAACAGGCCAAGGTGCTGCTGCAGGAACGTGACCAGCGTCTGGCTGATCATCAGGCGCAGCACAACGGCAACCTCGATGCCGAACAACTCGCCAGTGCCCTCGCCGACCTGCAAAACCAGTTCAACCTCAGCGAGCAACAATGCGCCGAATTGCGCGCCGAACAGGCTGAAGACCAGCGTCGGCAGCACGCCAATCAGGCGCTGGCGCAGCAGATCGCCGACGCCTATGCCGAGTATCAGCGCTGGGCGCGGTTGAATGCGTTGATCGGTTCGGCCACCGGCGACACGTTCCGCAAGATCGCTCAGGCCTACAACCTCGACCTGCTGGTGCATCACGCCAACGTGCAGTTGCGCCAGCTGGTCAAACGCTATCGCCTGAAACGCGGCGGCAGCATGCTCGGCCTGCTGGTGATGGACACCGAGATGGGCGACGAACTGCGCTCGGTGCATTCGCTGTCCGGCGGCGAGACGTTCCTGGTGTCGCTGGCCCTGGCACTGGGCCTGGCATCGATGGCGTCGAGCACGCTGAAGATCGAATCGCTGTTCATCGACGAAGGCTTCGGCAGCCTCGACCCGGAATCCCTGCAACTGGCCATGGACGCTCTCGACGGCTTGCAGGCACAGGGGCGCAAGGTTGCGGTGATATCCCACGTACAGGAAATGCACGAACGGATTCCGGTACAGATTCAGGTGCAGCGTCAAGGTAATGGCCTGAGCACCCTGGAGGTGAAATGA
- a CDS encoding vWA domain-containing protein — protein sequence MFEFAWPWIFLLLPLPWLMRLVLPVADSGEPALRVSFLADLEGLARRRARANLPAWRQQAPFMLLWLLLLSAAARPQWLGEPLPIAASGRDLLVAVDVSGSMDFPDMQWQDEDVSRLSLVQHLLGDFLESRDGDRVGLILFGSQAYLQAPLTFDRHTVRVWLDEARIGIAGKNTAIGDAIGLALKRLRMRPAQSRVLILVTDGANNGGEIDPLTAARLAASEGVKIYPIGIGANPQDSGSTGLLGVNPSLDLDEPALKAIAQATGGQYFRAHDGKELQAIKDTLDQLEPVTQQPTQARPAQALYQWPLAFALLLSLLLVARELWPDNPLQRLFTKELYLQSPLPDWRERLKRLRLRRRR from the coding sequence ATGTTTGAGTTCGCCTGGCCGTGGATTTTTCTGCTGTTGCCGCTGCCGTGGCTGATGCGCCTGGTGCTGCCGGTGGCCGACAGCGGTGAGCCGGCGCTGCGCGTGAGTTTTCTGGCCGACCTCGAAGGCCTGGCGCGGCGACGTGCCCGCGCCAACCTGCCGGCATGGCGCCAGCAAGCGCCGTTCATGCTGCTGTGGCTGTTGCTGCTGAGCGCCGCCGCTCGCCCGCAATGGCTGGGTGAGCCGTTGCCAATTGCCGCCAGCGGGCGCGATCTGCTGGTGGCGGTGGACGTGTCCGGCTCGATGGATTTCCCCGACATGCAGTGGCAGGACGAAGACGTCAGCCGCTTGTCGCTGGTGCAGCACCTGCTCGGCGATTTCCTTGAAAGCCGCGACGGCGACCGGGTTGGCCTGATCCTGTTCGGCAGTCAGGCGTACCTGCAGGCACCGCTGACCTTCGACCGCCACACCGTGCGCGTCTGGCTCGATGAAGCGCGCATCGGCATCGCCGGCAAGAACACCGCCATTGGCGACGCGATCGGCCTGGCGCTGAAACGCCTGCGCATGCGCCCGGCGCAAAGCCGGGTGCTGATTCTGGTGACCGACGGCGCCAACAACGGCGGCGAAATCGATCCACTGACCGCCGCCAGACTGGCCGCCAGCGAAGGGGTGAAAATCTACCCGATCGGCATCGGCGCCAACCCGCAAGACAGTGGCAGCACTGGCCTGCTCGGGGTCAATCCGAGCCTGGACCTCGACGAACCGGCACTCAAGGCCATCGCGCAGGCCACCGGCGGCCAATACTTCCGCGCCCACGATGGCAAGGAACTGCAAGCGATCAAGGACACCCTCGATCAACTGGAGCCGGTGACCCAGCAACCCACGCAGGCGCGTCCGGCGCAAGCCTTGTATCAGTGGCCGCTGGCGTTTGCTCTGCTGCTGAGCCTGTTGCTGGTCGCCCGCGAATTGTGGCCGGACAACCCGCTGCAACGCCTGTTCACCAAGGAGCTGTATCTGCAAAGTCCGCTGCCTGACTGGCGCGAGCGCCTCAAACGCCTGCGTCTGCGGAGGCGCCGATGA
- a CDS encoding DUF4381 domain-containing protein has product MNGLEQLQPLISPPPIDFWPPAPGWWLLILLLPLLGFAAWRLRRFIPTRKRPIVRAEQPLDPVRIAALAELAQMPKPYDGAPAGAWLQQLNGLLKRLCRNHYPYSQSHTLNGRKWLAFLDNRCPAAGLTRWMVLVEGAYKPECKLDDKAIAGLTQAVETWIRKHV; this is encoded by the coding sequence ATGAACGGCCTCGAGCAACTGCAGCCACTGATTTCCCCACCGCCGATCGACTTCTGGCCGCCGGCGCCGGGGTGGTGGCTGCTGATTTTATTGCTGCCGCTGCTCGGGTTCGCCGCGTGGCGCTTGCGCCGGTTCATACCGACCAGAAAGCGCCCGATCGTGCGCGCCGAGCAACCGCTGGACCCGGTGCGCATCGCTGCGCTGGCCGAACTGGCGCAGATGCCCAAACCCTACGACGGCGCACCGGCCGGGGCCTGGCTGCAACAGCTCAACGGCCTGCTCAAGCGTCTGTGCCGAAACCACTACCCCTACAGCCAGAGCCATACGCTCAATGGCCGCAAATGGCTGGCGTTTCTCGACAACCGCTGCCCGGCCGCCGGCCTGACGCGCTGGATGGTGTTGGTCGAAGGCGCCTACAAACCCGAATGCAAACTCGACGACAAAGCCATCGCCGGCCTGACCCAAGCCGTCGAAACCTGGATTCGCAAACATGTTTGA
- a CDS encoding BatD family protein, translating into MTRFTALLLPLLICTATAQAAELTASVDRSRLNSGETVELTLETSDVTQFGKPDLTPLEPLFEVRGTRQVNQLNTLSGDNRATTRWIITLLPKENGSVVIPPLQLGDVHSQPITVQVVESDTREEKNNPAPVFIEASLDQSSVYVQAQAILTLRIYHSVSLYDDSSLSPLQIADARIEQLGDTRTYEKDINGVRHGVIEMRYAIYPQHSGLLSIAAQTFSATLVDTQPTQDATAQGPKPGKLLRVSSAEIPLTVKPKPLTYPADAPWLPARSLSLSESWNPEPEHTQVGDSLTRSLTLKVEGLASSQLPALPATETNGLRRYPDQPVLSNQSGERGLIGSREEREALVPSRSGSIELPTVDVVWWNTFEDHLEHTSLPARTLQVASNPSLQVDTPAGTLQSASVDSDTLWWWKLSTLTLACTTLLGFGLWWRARWQPAILRAAQTGPSPRTLLDDIKRASQANDPQATRQALDAWARQQPETLADMAARFVPLSDALDGLNGALYSETGQHWQGEDLWRAIRTIPTAERVQDPVGDSGLPPLYPK; encoded by the coding sequence ATGACCCGCTTCACCGCTCTCTTGCTGCCCCTGCTGATCTGCACGGCCACCGCCCAGGCGGCCGAGCTGACGGCCAGCGTGGATCGCAGTCGCCTGAACTCCGGCGAGACGGTCGAGCTCACCCTCGAAACCAGCGATGTCACGCAGTTCGGCAAGCCCGACCTGACCCCGCTGGAGCCGTTGTTCGAGGTGCGCGGCACGCGCCAGGTCAATCAGTTGAACACCCTCAGTGGCGACAACCGCGCCACCACGCGCTGGATCATCACCCTGCTGCCGAAAGAAAACGGCAGCGTGGTCATTCCGCCGCTGCAACTGGGTGACGTGCACAGCCAGCCGATCACCGTGCAAGTGGTCGAGAGCGACACCCGCGAAGAGAAAAACAACCCGGCCCCGGTGTTCATCGAGGCCAGCCTCGACCAGTCCAGCGTGTATGTGCAGGCGCAGGCGATCCTGACGCTGCGCATTTACCACTCAGTGTCGCTGTACGACGACAGCAGCCTGTCCCCGCTGCAAATCGCCGATGCGCGGATCGAGCAACTGGGCGACACGCGCACCTATGAGAAAGACATCAACGGCGTGCGCCATGGCGTGATCGAGATGCGCTATGCGATCTACCCGCAGCACAGCGGTTTGCTGAGCATCGCCGCGCAGACGTTCAGCGCCACGCTGGTCGACACCCAACCGACTCAGGATGCGACCGCACAAGGCCCGAAACCGGGCAAGCTGCTGCGCGTCAGTTCCGCCGAGATTCCGCTGACGGTCAAACCGAAACCGCTGACCTACCCCGCCGATGCGCCGTGGCTGCCCGCACGCAGCCTGAGCCTGAGTGAAAGCTGGAACCCGGAGCCGGAGCACACCCAGGTCGGTGACTCGCTGACCCGCAGCCTGACCCTGAAAGTCGAAGGCCTGGCCAGCTCACAGTTGCCCGCCCTGCCTGCCACCGAAACCAACGGCCTGCGCCGCTACCCGGATCAACCGGTGTTGAGCAACCAGAGCGGCGAGCGCGGCCTGATCGGCAGCCGTGAAGAACGCGAAGCGCTGGTACCCAGCCGTAGCGGTTCGATCGAGTTGCCGACGGTCGACGTGGTCTGGTGGAACACCTTCGAAGATCACCTGGAACACACCAGCCTGCCGGCGCGCACCCTGCAAGTGGCGAGCAACCCGAGCCTGCAGGTCGACACCCCGGCCGGCACCCTGCAATCGGCCAGCGTCGACAGCGACACCCTGTGGTGGTGGAAACTCAGCACCCTGACCCTCGCTTGCACCACCCTGCTCGGCTTCGGCCTGTGGTGGCGCGCACGCTGGCAACCGGCGATCCTGCGTGCCGCACAAACCGGCCCGAGCCCGCGCACATTGCTGGACGACATCAAACGCGCAAGTCAGGCCAACGATCCGCAAGCGACGCGGCAGGCGCTGGACGCCTGGGCCCGTCAACAGCCGGAAACCCTGGCGGACATGGCGGCGCGGTTTGTGCCGTTGTCCGACGCCCTCGACGGCCTCAACGGCGCGCTGTACAGCGAGACCGGCCAGCATTGGCAGGGTGAGGATTTGTGGCGGGCGATCCGCACGATTCCGACGGCCGAACGAGTACAGGATCCGGTGGGTGACAGCGGGCTGCCGCCGCTTTACCCGAAGTAA